In one window of Pseudodesulfovibrio sediminis DNA:
- a CDS encoding putrescine aminotransferase produces the protein MTRDIKKAFQEATDFVDIIKQPVGEVSLDDRKAIATETVENFRDYINKGFLEYRKSVTEAGSFAVTEWTGQGSILVDALEREYIDILGGFGLYSYGIRHPKIVEAVKAQLDRSPQYSQEMLDPLRAKLARVIAHLTPGDIQYGFFANSGTEAVEGAMKLAKFYTGKKGFISMLKGFHGKTLGSLSLMGKNDYRAPLLPLLEGVRHVPFGDADAVEQELKNALAVGDDIAGVVAEPIQGEAGAIVPPDDYWPRLREICDKYGVLLIADEVQTGFGRTGEIFGVDHWDVTPDIMCFGKALGGGVVPMSGFFSTPKIWEVMEPNPFMHTTTTGGNPLACASALAALTVMHEEDLPRQAKEKGEYVKKRLNEMADTYPGIFDTISGRGLLIGMQFVSDEIGYAVASGLFARGVITAGTLTNAKCIRFEPALNIPYELLDEALNKMEDVIKTLPKN, from the coding sequence ATGACACGCGACATCAAGAAAGCCTTTCAGGAAGCGACAGACTTTGTGGACATCATCAAGCAACCTGTCGGTGAAGTTTCACTCGACGACCGCAAGGCCATTGCCACGGAGACTGTCGAAAACTTCCGCGACTACATCAACAAAGGTTTTCTGGAATACCGCAAGTCCGTCACCGAGGCCGGTTCCTTTGCCGTGACCGAATGGACAGGGCAGGGTTCCATACTGGTAGACGCTCTTGAGCGCGAATATATCGATATCCTCGGCGGTTTCGGTCTCTACAGCTACGGCATCCGCCACCCCAAGATCGTGGAAGCCGTCAAGGCACAGCTCGATCGCTCGCCCCAGTACTCCCAGGAAATGCTCGACCCGCTGCGTGCCAAACTCGCCCGCGTCATCGCCCACCTCACCCCCGGCGACATCCAGTACGGTTTCTTTGCCAACTCCGGCACCGAGGCCGTTGAAGGTGCCATGAAACTGGCCAAGTTCTACACCGGCAAGAAAGGGTTCATCTCCATGCTCAAGGGGTTCCACGGCAAGACGCTGGGGTCCCTGTCCCTCATGGGCAAGAACGACTACCGCGCCCCGCTCCTGCCCCTGCTGGAAGGTGTGCGCCACGTCCCCTTTGGTGATGCCGACGCTGTCGAGCAGGAATTGAAGAACGCCCTGGCCGTGGGCGACGACATCGCCGGTGTCGTGGCCGAACCCATCCAGGGTGAAGCCGGTGCCATCGTGCCCCCGGATGACTACTGGCCGCGTCTGCGTGAGATCTGCGACAAATACGGCGTGCTGCTCATCGCCGATGAAGTCCAGACCGGATTTGGCCGCACCGGTGAAATCTTCGGCGTGGATCACTGGGATGTGACCCCTGACATCATGTGCTTCGGCAAGGCCCTCGGCGGCGGCGTGGTGCCCATGTCCGGTTTTTTCTCCACCCCCAAGATCTGGGAAGTCATGGAACCGAACCCGTTCATGCACACCACGACCACAGGCGGCAACCCGCTTGCCTGCGCGTCTGCCCTCGCCGCCCTTACGGTCATGCATGAGGAAGATCTGCCCAGACAGGCCAAGGAAAAGGGCGAGTACGTCAAGAAACGGCTGAACGAGATGGCTGACACCTACCCCGGAATCTTCGACACCATCTCCGGTCGCGGTCTGCTCATCGGCATGCAGTTCGTCAGCGATGAAATCGGCTACGCCGTGGCGTCCGGTCTGTTCGCCCGCGGCGTCATCACCGCAGGCACCCTGACCAACGCCAAGTGCATCCGTTTCGAGCCTGCGCTGAACATCCCCTACGAACTGCTGGATGAAGCGCTGAACAAGATGGAAGACGTCATCAAGACCCTGCCCAAGAACTAA
- a CDS encoding amidohydrolase has protein sequence MNDRYLLLNGTILTMDDKDSRHTAVAVENGRIRSVGSTSDMAAFMDEKWPVIDLEGHTVLPGFIDSHQHLGLTGQVLNGIDFLNTRTLDTVYEKVGAVAAQAKPGAWILGYTLNDFGLKEKRLPLKEELDAVCTDNPIMVVHSSWHMCALNSTALDILNLPPDLPGMDLGDDGKPTGVVRDPGAVTHVFPAVSSLTPEDVKMASFRKACEAAIRQGITTLHCLEGGEFGPGDTQMVIRNTDQLPVHTVLWNQVMDIEETVDLDLTRIGGCICADGAIDAYTAALFEPYLDQPGNCGTLNFSQEVMDDFILRAHKQGLQVAIHCETDAAIEQVLSAMEKALAAHPRDDHRHRIEHCEIPTRDQVERMGRAGILAGMQPAFFPYLVDMDDYELRFGKERLRWIHPYRTMREEGVVMCGGSDCPVTPHGPLTGIQAAVLHPIEEERLTPTEAIRMFTIDAAYSAFEEKERGSIEPGKYADLVILAHDPTTVAPEAIRDIKIIKTIVEGKPVEDVRDGPDSNAN, from the coding sequence CGCTATCTGCTTTTGAATGGAACCATCCTCACTATGGATGACAAGGACTCCCGCCACACGGCCGTAGCCGTGGAAAACGGACGTATCCGCAGTGTCGGCTCCACCTCCGACATGGCCGCCTTTATGGACGAGAAGTGGCCTGTCATTGACCTTGAAGGACACACTGTCCTTCCCGGTTTCATTGACTCCCACCAGCACCTTGGTCTCACTGGCCAGGTCCTGAACGGCATCGATTTTCTGAACACCAGGACGCTGGACACTGTCTATGAAAAGGTCGGCGCAGTCGCTGCACAGGCCAAGCCGGGTGCCTGGATTCTCGGGTACACACTGAACGACTTTGGGCTGAAGGAGAAGCGCCTTCCGCTCAAGGAAGAACTGGATGCGGTCTGCACGGACAACCCCATCATGGTGGTCCATTCCTCATGGCACATGTGTGCGCTCAATTCCACGGCGCTGGATATTCTGAACCTGCCGCCCGACCTGCCCGGCATGGACCTCGGTGACGACGGCAAGCCCACCGGCGTGGTGCGCGACCCCGGCGCCGTGACCCATGTGTTCCCGGCTGTTTCCTCCCTCACGCCCGAAGACGTCAAAATGGCCAGCTTCCGCAAGGCATGCGAAGCGGCCATCCGACAGGGCATCACTACCCTGCATTGTCTGGAAGGCGGCGAGTTCGGCCCCGGCGACACCCAGATGGTGATCAGGAACACGGACCAACTCCCGGTGCATACCGTGCTCTGGAATCAGGTCATGGACATTGAAGAGACAGTGGATCTGGACCTCACCCGCATCGGCGGCTGCATCTGCGCAGACGGCGCCATCGACGCCTATACCGCCGCCCTGTTCGAGCCGTACCTTGATCAGCCGGGCAACTGCGGCACATTGAATTTCTCGCAGGAGGTCATGGACGACTTCATCCTGCGCGCTCACAAGCAGGGATTGCAGGTAGCCATCCACTGCGAAACCGACGCCGCCATTGAGCAGGTCCTCTCTGCCATGGAAAAAGCCCTCGCAGCACACCCCCGCGACGACCATCGCCACCGCATCGAGCACTGTGAAATCCCGACACGGGATCAGGTGGAGCGTATGGGCAGGGCCGGCATTCTGGCTGGCATGCAGCCCGCATTTTTCCCCTATCTGGTTGACATGGACGACTACGAACTCAGGTTCGGCAAGGAGCGTCTGCGCTGGATTCACCCATACCGGACCATGCGTGAAGAAGGCGTGGTCATGTGCGGTGGTTCAGACTGTCCTGTCACCCCCCACGGCCCGCTGACCGGCATCCAGGCCGCCGTCCTTCACCCCATCGAAGAGGAGCGGCTCACGCCCACGGAGGCCATCCGCATGTTCACCATCGACGCCGCCTACAGTGCGTTCGAAGAAAAAGAGCGCGGCAGCATCGAGCCAGGTAAATATGCCGACCTCGTGATCCTGGCCCACGACCCCACGACCGTGGCCCCGGAAGCTATCCGGGACATCAAGATCATTAAGACCATCGTGGAGGGAAAACCCGTGGAAGACGTCAGGGACGGGCCTGACTCCAATGCCAACTAG